GTAGCATTTTGTGAATACCACTTGTCTGTCACCGTctcctacactgtaaactcctagaggacagGTGCTACGTTTCTTACTCTATTAGGGCTTAGCGCAGCGTTCCGCATACAGAAGATGCTTATTAAGTACTATCAACCaatccatcgatagtatttatttagcccttattgtgtgcagagccctgtactcagcatttgggagagtacgatacaattaagttggtagacacgctccctgcccacaacgaattcacagtctagagaggagacagacatcaatataaatatatgattTCTGGATGTCACAATCCTCGGTtttccattaataaaaataataaccataataatcgtggtatacgttacgcacttactatgtgccaggccccccCCAAGCTCCGAGGTAGACATATGCAAACGGGGTTAGACATGATCtatttcccacacagggctcagtttaatcccgattttacagatgagggaactgaggtccagtgaagtgatttgcccaaggtcacacagcagacgagtggtggagcagggactagaacccaggtccttctagtgTTTTCCACACCTTCCatctggcccgtgctctgtccgttaggccacgctgcttctccgttcacACAGGCGTACTGCACTGTGAACAACGGGAATGCAGACGGggagaatagactgtaagctcattgcgggcaggagatgtcaccgtttattgtcgtgttgtactttcccaagcgcttagcgcagtgctatACGCTACGACCGGTGAAGGAACgaatgactccgaggcccagagaagcgaagcgacctgcccaggccacgcggcaggcaagtggccgagctgggatgggaacccaggtctcccgagtgCCAGCCAAAGCTCTCTCCCCCAGGTCACTCTccttctcagctcccccttccagGCGGGAGccagccccttccccggcccccttaCCTTCGGTGCGGATGTTCTCATCCCACACGGACCACATCTGGACGCTGAAGAAGGGCGCCCAGCAGGCCACGTAGGCCAGCACGATGACGAAGGTCATCTTGACGGTGCGGATCTTGGCCCTGGAGATGGCCCTGACGCTGCTCACCCTGGCCGAGGGCCCACTTGGCTCGGCGgtggcggccccgggcccccagaCCCGGCTCTTGCCCCTCAGGTTCTTGCAGATCTCGTGGCAGATGAGGCCGTAGCAGGCGGTCAGGACGGCCACGGGCAGGACGAAGATGGCCAGGGTGGTCCAGGTGACGTAGGCCCGGGGCCCCCACGGCACGCGGAAGTGGGCCCAGCAGTCCAGGACCCCGGAGTCCCGGCTGACCTCCCTCAGGGAGAAGATGAAGAGCTGGGGCAGACTCAGCCCGGCGGCCAGCGTCCAGGTGGCGGCGATCAGCGGGTAGGCCGAGCGGCCCGGCTGCCGGAGGGTCCGCAGAGGGCGGCAGATGGCCAGGTAGCGGTCCAGGGTCATGACGAGGAGCATGTAGGTGGAGGCGAACATGCTGAGCACCTGCAGGTATTTGACGGCCCTGCAGAGCAGGTCCGGGCCCTGGAAGCGGAAGGTGACATCCCAGGCCAGCTGCGGCAACACCTGGAACACAGCCACCCCCAGGTCGGTCACCGCCAGGTGCAGGACGAACACGTGCATGCGTGACCGCTTGAGGCCCGGCCGGCCCAGGGCCACCACGACAGCCGCATTGCCCGCCGTGGCCACCACCAGGATGGTGGCCAGCACCCCGATCTCCGCTTTGGCCAGCTCCTCGTCGCGCTCCAGGCCGGGGGCCGTGCAGTTGCTATTGGCCGTGCTATCGGGCCTCTGGCCGGGGACGGGGCccatgggtggggagggaaaatgggagctgGGCGCGGGgggaatcggggccggggggagggatgccagatggggcagggaggaaggtgttcttgggggttggggggg
This sequence is a window from Ornithorhynchus anatinus isolate Pmale09 chromosome 7, mOrnAna1.pri.v4, whole genome shotgun sequence. Protein-coding genes within it:
- the AVPR1B gene encoding vasopressin V1b receptor produces the protein MGPVPGQRPDSTANSNCTAPGLERDEELAKAEIGVLATILVVATAGNAAVVVALGRPGLKRSRMHVFVLHLAVTDLGVAVFQVLPQLAWDVTFRFQGPDLLCRAVKYLQVLSMFASTYMLLVMTLDRYLAICRPLRTLRQPGRSAYPLIAATWTLAAGLSLPQLFIFSLREVSRDSGVLDCWAHFRVPWGPRAYVTWTTLAIFVLPVAVLTACYGLICHEICKNLRGKSRVWGPGAATAEPSGPSARVSSVRAISRAKIRTVKMTFVIVLAYVACWAPFFSVQMWSVWDENIRTEDSSDVAFTITMLLGSLSSCCNPWIYMSFSNHLLPESLRCFSCLGAARHPMKRQLSNGSLSSRRTALLTRSRPSNLCPSGGPLPEGSLKDFCPPHEYTVTETGVL